Part of the Meiothermus cerbereus DSM 11376 genome, CACCCTGCTGCACCTGATGGGCGGCCTGGATAAACCCACTGCCGGCGAGGTCTGGCTGGACGGTGTCCGCATAGACGGGTTCTCTAAAGCCCGGCTGGCCCATTTACGGCTGTGGAACCTGGGTTTTGTCTTTCAAGCCTACAACCTTATCCCGGTGCTTACGGCCCTGGAGAACGCGGCCTTCGTGCTCGAGCTGCGGGGCGAACCTCGGGAAACCCGCGAGGCCAAAGCCCTGCGGGCGCTGGAAACCCTGGGTATCCAGAACCTGGCCCATCGCCGTCCCAACCAGCTCTCGGGGGGGCAGCAGCAGCGGGTGGCGGTGGCCCGTGCCCTGGCCGCCCAGCCCAAAATCATCCTTGCCGACGAGCCCACCGCCAACCTCGACTCCAAGACCGGCCTAGCCCTGATCGAGCACCTGCGAACCCTCAACCGCGAG contains:
- a CDS encoding ABC transporter ATP-binding protein is translated as MKPVLQVNSLSKIYRVGSIETPALREVNLSVHSGEFVALAGPSGSGKSTLLHLMGGLDKPTAGEVWLDGVRIDGFSKARLAHLRLWNLGFVFQAYNLIPVLTALENAAFVLELRGEPRETREAKALRALETLGIQNLAHRRPNQLSGGQQQRVAVARALAAQPKIILADEPTANLDSKTGLALIEHLRTLNREQGITFVFSTHDPRLLERVDRIVRLEDGQIAA